A stretch of Spirosoma oryzicola DNA encodes these proteins:
- a CDS encoding class I SAM-dependent methyltransferase has product MAQGAATWLDFWQEENEFDDSMSVNYAYFLARVEKYIPLSKKLKVLDIGSGPGNLETAWHDRVAEIHGLDVSKRYNEIARQKHAGHPNVYFHDLSPDDYLNFSPVLNQKFDVIIVMSVVQYYRNAAEVEQLLKAIKAVAAPGAKAMICDLMVGGSVLKDIGSIIGRSLRQGQLLTMIRLLIRLRLSAYYTVRKNNGFLVIPKQEWLAMCQRLGLNARFVEEPLTMQQERQNLFIEF; this is encoded by the coding sequence ATGGCGCAAGGAGCGGCAACATGGCTTGATTTCTGGCAGGAAGAAAACGAATTTGACGACTCAATGTCCGTCAATTATGCTTACTTTCTGGCGCGGGTAGAGAAATACATTCCTCTGTCGAAAAAGCTAAAGGTACTGGACATTGGCTCTGGTCCGGGCAATCTGGAAACGGCCTGGCACGACCGGGTTGCCGAGATCCACGGCCTGGATGTATCCAAACGATATAACGAGATCGCCCGCCAGAAACACGCCGGGCATCCAAACGTTTATTTTCACGATTTATCGCCGGACGATTATCTCAATTTTAGCCCGGTCCTGAACCAGAAGTTCGATGTGATCATCGTGATGAGCGTCGTTCAGTATTACCGCAATGCAGCCGAAGTAGAGCAGTTGCTAAAGGCAATAAAAGCGGTAGCTGCCCCCGGTGCCAAAGCCATGATCTGCGACCTGATGGTGGGGGGTAGTGTACTCAAAGACATTGGCAGCATCATCGGGCGTTCACTCCGGCAGGGTCAGTTGCTGACGATGATCAGACTTCTGATTCGCTTACGCTTATCGGCTTACTATACAGTGCGCAAGAATAACGGCTTTCTGGTAATTCCTAAACAGGAGTGGCTGGCGATGTGCCAACGGTTGGGCTTGAACGCCCGCTTTGTGGAGGAGCCGCTGACGATGCAGCAGGAAAGACAAAATCTATTTATCGAGTTCTAG
- a CDS encoding glycosyltransferase family 87 protein, producing MLSFFKKPIFSDYRFIFGVYALLTLFASTRIVILLDSNNYKIFYYSLYHLIDGKTLYSEYPAEYSDHYHYAPTFAALFAPIFALPFRVGLFLWHFLFAGVWALAIYRMPLTHQQKVFAYWFCLQELFTSLVNSQTNPLIGAIPLFAFISFEKKQPIWAAFFIVLGFNIKIYSLVAAALFLLYPQKIRFLLAMVGWAIVLGLLPLLFTSPAKLLWQYELWVNQLLIKSDHDKWANTSIHRLVHLFISPDVPTPVIIGFGVALFCTVYMHIKRFTQRYFRMLMVASILIFQVIFNPVSESPTYITAVTGVMLWWFYCPQSVLDRVLLISCLVLTVFSPSDIFPVYLRDRFVLPYALKALPCVLIWFRIIYLMHRPTPFSSSTDVREAGLSLENNT from the coding sequence ATGCTGTCCTTTTTCAAAAAGCCTATATTCAGCGATTACCGCTTTATTTTTGGTGTTTACGCCCTGCTTACCTTATTCGCCAGCACGCGGATAGTAATTCTGCTCGACTCCAATAACTATAAGATTTTTTACTACTCGCTGTACCATTTGATAGACGGGAAAACGCTGTACAGTGAATACCCCGCCGAATACAGTGATCACTATCATTACGCCCCTACATTTGCGGCCTTATTCGCACCCATTTTTGCCCTGCCATTCCGAGTAGGGCTCTTTCTGTGGCATTTTCTGTTTGCTGGCGTTTGGGCGTTGGCTATTTACCGAATGCCGCTTACCCACCAGCAAAAAGTTTTCGCGTACTGGTTCTGTCTGCAAGAATTATTTACATCGCTGGTTAACAGCCAGACAAATCCGCTGATTGGTGCGATTCCGCTGTTCGCGTTCATTAGCTTTGAAAAAAAGCAACCCATCTGGGCCGCCTTCTTTATCGTCCTTGGCTTTAACATCAAGATATACAGCCTTGTAGCAGCAGCTTTGTTTCTGTTGTATCCGCAAAAGATTCGTTTTTTACTGGCAATGGTTGGCTGGGCTATCGTGCTTGGTTTGCTGCCACTTTTGTTTACATCTCCGGCAAAATTGCTCTGGCAGTACGAACTGTGGGTAAATCAACTGCTGATCAAGTCCGATCATGACAAATGGGCGAATACCTCGATTCACCGACTTGTGCACCTGTTTATTTCCCCGGACGTGCCGACACCGGTCATTATCGGTTTCGGTGTAGCGCTGTTCTGCACGGTTTACATGCACATTAAACGGTTTACGCAGCGGTACTTCCGGATGCTGATGGTCGCTTCGATCCTGATCTTTCAGGTTATTTTCAACCCCGTTTCTGAATCGCCTACGTACATCACTGCCGTCACGGGCGTTATGCTCTGGTGGTTCTATTGCCCGCAGAGCGTATTGGACCGAGTCTTGCTAATCAGTTGCCTCGTCTTGACGGTTTTTTCGCCGAGTGATATATTTCCGGTCTATCTGCGCGATCGTTTTGTCTTACCATACGCGCTGAAAGCATTACCTTGCGTGCTGATCTGGTTCCGAATTATTTACCTGATGCACAGACCGACTCCGTTTTCTTCGTCAACAGATGTTCGGGAGGCTGGGCTTTCACTCGAAAACAACACGTAG
- a CDS encoding polysaccharide deacetylase, which yields MGTPNRSTARRSILFTVDVEEFDTAVEFGHDISLDEQIAVSTRGLRLIAERFDAVGARTTLFTTANYALHEPALIRQLATKHEIASHGYYHTTFEPADLLTSRLALEKLLDKPITGFRRARMGFVNPNDVQKAGYQYNSSLHPTWLPGRYNHWGEPRHPFQELGVWQIPASVTPRLRLPLFWLSLKNFPFSYYKSLCKQTLATDGFLNLYVHPWEFTDLAAYEKIPTYVRRHSRDELLDRVEALLRYLKPMGEFETMDEFTRQLEAVAH from the coding sequence ATGGGAACCCCCAACCGAAGCACAGCTAGGAGAAGTATATTATTCACCGTTGACGTAGAAGAATTTGACACGGCTGTTGAGTTCGGCCACGACATTTCGCTGGACGAACAGATAGCCGTTTCGACGCGGGGGCTGCGCCTGATAGCCGAACGATTTGATGCAGTGGGTGCGCGTACTACCCTTTTCACAACGGCCAACTACGCGCTTCATGAGCCTGCCCTAATCCGGCAGCTTGCTACTAAGCATGAAATAGCTTCGCATGGCTATTATCACACGACGTTTGAACCAGCTGACTTACTAACATCACGGCTTGCTCTGGAAAAACTGCTCGACAAGCCCATAACCGGTTTTCGGCGGGCCCGCATGGGCTTTGTTAATCCGAACGATGTCCAGAAAGCGGGTTATCAGTATAATTCATCGTTGCACCCAACCTGGCTTCCGGGTCGTTACAATCATTGGGGCGAACCCCGGCACCCATTCCAGGAGTTAGGCGTCTGGCAAATTCCGGCTTCGGTAACGCCAAGACTGCGCCTTCCTTTGTTCTGGCTTAGTTTAAAAAACTTTCCTTTTTCGTATTACAAATCACTCTGCAAGCAAACACTAGCGACGGATGGTTTTTTGAATCTGTACGTACATCCCTGGGAATTTACGGATCTAGCGGCTTACGAAAAGATACCGACCTATGTTCGTCGGCACTCGCGCGATGAGTTGCTCGATCGGGTCGAAGCGCTGTTACGTTACTTAAAACCAATGGGTGAATTTGAAACCATGGACGAATTTACCCGACAACTCGAAGCAGTTGCTCACTGA
- a CDS encoding DUF721 domain-containing protein — translation MSQTYRYNRENATRTSGTTSLKDAIGQLLKAYQLQTRFNETYLEAFWGRMMGPTIASRTNRIYVRDRKLHIEITSAPLRNELVNAKQKLIQLVNKDMGTDVIDDVVFI, via the coding sequence ATGAGCCAGACTTACCGTTATAATCGCGAAAACGCTACACGAACCTCCGGAACTACATCGTTGAAGGATGCAATCGGGCAGTTACTGAAAGCCTATCAACTCCAGACGCGCTTTAACGAAACCTACCTCGAAGCGTTTTGGGGCCGCATGATGGGACCAACCATTGCCTCGCGGACCAACCGGATCTACGTTCGGGACCGCAAGTTGCATATTGAAATTACGTCGGCTCCCTTGCGCAATGAACTTGTTAACGCGAAGCAAAAGCTCATCCAGCTCGTTAATAAAGACATGGGTACCGACGTGATCGACGACGTGGTATTTATCTAA
- a CDS encoding glycosyltransferase family 2 protein, whose translation MTLTEGMISIVVPAYNEEENLPVLVHRLMAVMKPYQSYEILIVDDGSSDQTRYVLRQLSKAYPVVRFISFSRNFGHQMALRAGYENARGQAVICLDADLQHPPELIPTLIAKWQEGYEVVYTVRQPDESLSWFKRTTSKRFYSLLRKVSGLKIEDGAADFRLLDRKVIDTLKQFKENDLFLRGAISWVGFRQCRILYQPAARYAGRSKYSFRKMMQLAAMGITSFSTKPLYLSVLLGFGMFLFASLFGLETLYEYFFTDATVSGWTTLVVLSVLIGGAQFIMIGIIGVYLGKTFVEVKQRPAYIIGDTSDIEETVTVWEPPTEAQLGEVYYSPLT comes from the coding sequence ATGACATTAACCGAAGGTATGATTAGTATAGTCGTGCCAGCCTACAATGAGGAAGAGAACTTGCCTGTTCTCGTTCATCGACTTATGGCTGTTATGAAGCCTTATCAATCGTATGAGATTCTGATTGTCGATGACGGTAGTTCGGATCAGACCCGATACGTTCTTCGCCAGTTGAGCAAAGCTTACCCTGTAGTACGGTTTATCTCTTTTTCGCGAAACTTCGGTCATCAGATGGCGTTGCGAGCTGGTTACGAAAACGCCAGAGGTCAGGCCGTCATCTGTCTGGATGCCGACCTTCAGCATCCGCCTGAACTTATCCCTACCCTAATTGCCAAATGGCAGGAAGGCTACGAAGTTGTTTATACCGTTCGGCAACCGGACGAAAGTCTGTCGTGGTTTAAACGTACAACCTCAAAACGATTCTATAGCCTACTTCGGAAGGTTTCAGGGTTAAAAATTGAAGACGGCGCGGCTGATTTTCGGCTGCTGGACCGGAAAGTTATTGATACATTAAAGCAGTTCAAGGAGAACGATCTGTTCCTGCGCGGAGCCATCTCCTGGGTAGGTTTCCGCCAGTGCCGGATCTTGTATCAACCCGCTGCCCGCTACGCTGGCCGGTCAAAATACTCGTTTCGTAAAATGATGCAATTGGCCGCTATGGGCATTACGTCGTTCTCGACGAAACCGCTCTATTTATCGGTATTGCTTGGTTTTGGGATGTTTTTGTTTGCCAGCCTGTTCGGACTGGAAACCTTGTATGAGTATTTTTTCACCGACGCAACCGTATCGGGCTGGACGACCTTAGTCGTACTTTCTGTGCTGATTGGCGGTGCTCAATTTATTATGATCGGTATTATCGGCGTATATTTGGGCAAAACGTTTGTGGAAGTAAAACAGCGCCCCGCCTACATTATTGGCGATACGAGCGATATTGAGGAAACCGTTACCGTATGGGAACCCCCAACCGAAGCACAGCTAGGAGAAGTATATTATTCACCGTTGACGTAG